The Aerococcaceae bacterium DSM 111021 genome includes a region encoding these proteins:
- a CDS encoding SorC family transcriptional regulator, whose amino-acid sequence MADIFSIIQSVVPEVSDLLAERLAALRVLDNENKRVGRKFISQQTNFSERTVRTILEMLKSNSLVSVNRSGVKLTQQGSDLVVMIDEHLLNQKQHKFYELEEAVKRKLNIDHCRIVPGDADIDSSVYQFMGQVAQMVLDKHLPKGDNVIAVTGGSTLSKVGDSFTPELSDGRSITFVPSRGGLGNSINIQSNSVGSLMAQRTNSNYIPLFIPENLGKETSEILLKDPLIKGVIDMSKSANCLLLSIGTANVMAERRDITSEQQEIIENGHAVGEAFGIFFDTYGETVLRYPRIGLKLKDLTNIPLLLTIVGGSSKAKAVEAFFQKAPNHGWLICDEGLANMVLNGETL is encoded by the coding sequence ATGGCCGATATATTCTCAATTATTCAGTCAGTTGTTCCTGAAGTAAGTGACTTGTTAGCTGAAAGGTTAGCAGCCTTACGAGTTTTGGATAATGAAAACAAACGTGTAGGTCGCAAGTTTATTTCACAACAGACTAATTTTTCTGAACGAACTGTTCGAACGATATTAGAGATGTTAAAAAGTAATTCATTAGTATCGGTTAATCGAAGTGGAGTAAAATTGACTCAACAAGGTAGTGACTTAGTTGTGATGATCGATGAGCATTTGCTTAATCAGAAACAACATAAGTTTTACGAACTTGAAGAAGCTGTTAAGAGAAAGCTTAATATAGATCATTGTCGAATTGTACCGGGTGATGCGGACATAGATTCGTCTGTGTACCAATTCATGGGACAAGTTGCACAAATGGTTTTAGACAAACATTTACCTAAAGGCGATAATGTTATTGCTGTAACAGGTGGATCCACACTGTCAAAAGTTGGGGATTCATTCACTCCAGAATTATCAGATGGTAGAAGTATTACATTTGTTCCTTCACGAGGCGGATTGGGTAATTCAATTAATATTCAATCTAACAGTGTAGGTAGTTTAATGGCTCAACGAACAAATTCTAATTATATTCCGTTGTTTATTCCTGAGAATTTGGGGAAAGAAACATCAGAAATATTGCTCAAAGACCCGCTGATTAAAGGGGTTATTGATATGAGTAAGAGTGCAAATTGTTTGTTATTAAGCATTGGAACTGCTAATGTAATGGCAGAACGTAGAGATATTACTAGTGAACAACAAGAAATAATAGAAAATGGTCACGCCGTTGGGGAAGCATTTGGTATATTTTTCGATACTTACGGAGAAACGGTATTACGTTATCCTAGGATAGGTTTGAAATTGAAAGATTTAACAAATATACCTTTGTTACTTACAATAGTGGGAGGATCTTCTAAGGCGAAAGCTGTAGAAGCGTTCTTTCAAAAAGCACCTAATCACGGATGGTTAATTTGTGATGAAGGTTTAGCAAATATGGTTTTAAATGGGGAGACCCTTTGA
- the gap gene encoding type I glyceraldehyde-3-phosphate dehydrogenase: MAVKVGINGFGRIGRLVFRRILETNSDLEVVAVNDLTDNDNLAYLLKYDTAHGRFDHDVELQGESLVVDGKEIKVFAEKDANNLPWGDLGVDIVIESTGFYTSAEKSQAHINAGAKRVVISAPAKDADTKTVVFGVNEDILTSEDVIVSAASCTTNSLAPVVNVLHNEYGIKAGNMVTVHAYTATQVLQDSPSGSFRDGRAAAQNIIPSSTGAAKAIGKVIPEVNGLLDGSALRVPTITGSHTIFYTLLEKNTTVEEINAAMKKASNDSFAYNEDEIVSADIISTHAGSIFDATLTEIQEAKDGSQLVKTVAWYDNEAGFVGNMVRTLEYFANL; encoded by the coding sequence ATGGCAGTAAAAGTTGGTATTAATGGTTTTGGACGTATCGGACGTTTAGTATTCCGTCGTATCTTAGAAACTAATTCAGATTTAGAGGTAGTTGCAGTTAACGATTTAACTGATAACGATAACTTAGCATATTTATTAAAATATGATACAGCTCACGGACGTTTTGACCATGATGTTGAATTACAAGGTGAAAGTTTAGTTGTAGATGGTAAAGAAATTAAAGTATTTGCAGAAAAAGATGCAAACAACTTACCATGGGGAGACCTAGGTGTTGACATCGTAATCGAAAGTACTGGATTCTATACTTCAGCAGAAAAATCACAAGCACATATCAATGCAGGTGCTAAACGTGTTGTTATCTCTGCTCCAGCTAAAGATGCTGATACTAAAACAGTTGTATTCGGTGTTAACGAAGATATCTTAACTTCAGAAGACGTTATCGTATCTGCTGCATCTTGTACAACTAACTCATTAGCTCCAGTAGTTAATGTTTTACATAACGAATACGGAATTAAAGCTGGTAACATGGTTACAGTTCATGCTTACACTGCTACACAAGTATTACAAGATAGCCCAAGCGGAAGCTTCCGTGATGGACGTGCAGCTGCACAAAACATCATCCCATCATCTACTGGTGCTGCTAAAGCAATCGGTAAAGTAATCCCAGAAGTTAACGGATTATTAGATGGTTCAGCTTTACGTGTACCAACAATCACTGGTTCACATACAATCTTCTATACTTTATTAGAGAAAAACACAACTGTTGAAGAAATCAACGCAGCTATGAAAAAAGCTTCAAACGACTCATTTGCATACAATGAAGATGAAATCGTTTCTGCTGACATTATTTCGACACATGCAGGATCAATCTTTGATGCTACATTAACTGAAATTCAAGAAGCTAAAGATGGATCTCAATTAGTTAAGACTGTTGCTTGGTATGATAACGAAGCTGGTTTCGTAGGAAACATGGTTCGTACTTTAGAATACTTCGCTAATTTATAA
- the clpP gene encoding ATP-dependent Clp endopeptidase proteolytic subunit ClpP, whose product MNLVPTVIEQTSRGERAYDIYSRLLKDRIIMLSGPIDDNVANSVIAQLLFLDAQDPEKDIFLYINSPGGSVTSGMAMYDTMNFINADVQTIVIGMAASMASVLLAAGTKGKRWALPNAEVMIHQPLGGAQGQATEIEIAARHILKTRERLNKILSDKTGQPIEVIEKDTDRDNFKTAEEALEYGLIDGVMESTKALNNK is encoded by the coding sequence ATGAATTTAGTACCTACAGTAATAGAACAAACATCACGTGGAGAACGTGCTTATGATATTTATTCACGTTTATTAAAAGACAGAATCATTATGTTAAGTGGACCAATTGATGATAACGTGGCTAACTCAGTGATTGCACAGTTATTATTCTTGGATGCACAAGATCCAGAAAAAGATATCTTCTTATATATCAACTCACCAGGTGGTAGTGTAACATCAGGTATGGCGATGTACGATACGATGAACTTCATAAACGCTGATGTCCAAACAATTGTAATCGGAATGGCAGCTTCAATGGCTTCTGTATTATTAGCAGCTGGAACTAAAGGGAAGCGTTGGGCTTTACCAAATGCCGAAGTAATGATTCATCAACCTTTAGGTGGAGCTCAAGGACAAGCAACAGAGATTGAAATTGCTGCACGTCATATTTTAAAAACGCGTGAGCGTCTAAACAAAATCTTAAGTGACAAAACTGGGCAACCTATTGAAGTTATTGAAAAAGATACAGATCGAGACAATTTCAAGACAGCTGAAGAAGCACTTGAATATGGATTAATTGATGGAGTTATGGAAAGCACGAAGGCTTTAAATAATAAGTAA